A genomic region of Phosphitispora fastidiosa contains the following coding sequences:
- a CDS encoding strawberry notch-like NTP hydrolase domain-containing protein: protein MPWIKDEYGRDILVPEGGFDYFKKNSGSVPTPSGSAFGVSGGVPGGVPGNIPGSIPSEEIGGWTQDANGNPVLVPAGGFDYFKKKAVTPALPPEALPGEGSVPQGTVPFKPSSPVMPDFLGNTVPTVSDVVHAQDPLIPTLENPTALHKSLQGETVPDFIEKPLVTIGNTDAFKSLVAGMYSNIPMSYGGGMEWAGDKFGIEGLSETGKGMREFGEYTADLYTSPDWSPPIKFEGWKTLADPRFYTRNVMRNVPLMASLLIPTILGAEAGGVVAGAAGWGKLGSLGNWGTKLLKTLGGLSSGVPLEAALEAGGVYTEAKNRGLSEEEAMQAADDAFLKNAALLSVTNVPELAAMFSPAPKWLGGMLGAAADSKLGRAAVGAGRVGMAGASEGLEEGAQEVIQRSSLGDEVNFDPAMQESIAQGLVLGGGPGIIGALQHEMQTRAYNKASKEARKSLETAVQEKVDAGTPVEEAVKQVFDEFAGTEEGDKVVGDSMQEVIQDVADVEKEAVEKQKSEQAQPAEQPEPIQPVQPAGQSIQQPGETPVQQPIEPQQPVPQPVEQPTDQPVEPPAEPPVQPVEQPVEPMQQPSISSAEEQAKTEPESLAEISTEPAKESLTEASTESGKESTVEPAKEPVDGEKPKQLEPKKLLVYGRTGNNVFKKWANNEHVMADLNKPEDPYVQAYRQFFEKWYQAGKEGIRTIDVPFDQEIDSQFPHFLTQLFYQAGKADAKVQPQKEEGKIDRQEEVAKTGENEVQSKQEEPVTEEPKPEERATPSRKVAVAVKDMLVQGQKFTSAELFKIADRFFEGTQAEKKYTSKDAYDALELGVNLYLLEHKKSVGPMVSAEQAKRILESIRQEILEAIPTQTKRTEEQDRLQQFSTPPNIAYIAAWVANISHNDIVLEPSAGIGGLAVFAKSAGAREVIVNEFSPRRAEVLKEMGFDQVFTENAEQLNNVLPKDIKPTVIIMNPPFSSTARIRSKNDTKNAIMHMEQALKKLAPGGRLVAIVGQGMSDNAANFKGWWNKLRETYNIRANIGINGKNYSKYGTNFGVQLVVIDKTGPLPKGINSTVVNSVDTLEDALPLLEAIKNDRITSENRPTQQAAGKPASEKPTEQGGPETGPEPTVPVPTDKLGAAEREDNTQQPGKQERTPRPETTSGKTPVPREPGTGNEPSDQGGPGPGEPAGNVGQSKETGQEDTTGSSGVPDGKTDVRTPGETAKEPGSGTVKPAKTAKTEIKVESESEAVQQTDQELSDAVFTDYMPQKLKIPGAKQHPGALAQSAAMAAVEPPTPTYTPNLPKETVSEGKLSIAQLESVVYAGQAHQQTLPDGTRRGFFIGDGTGVGKGREISGIILDNIRQGRKKAVWISKNAPLFNDSLEHFEATGGDKKLLFELGNVKMGTPVKQKDGVLFTTYDTLGQGLSSSKTGELIVKEGKSARIDQVINWLGKDFDGVIVFDEAHQMQNSITQKRKRGAKKPSTRALAGIELQKRLPDARIVYASATGATEVSNLAYADRLGLWGEGTPFANKLDFIDKVQAGGLAAMELVARDMKAMGAYIARNLSYDGVTYGTLEHNLTPEQTEIYDEMAKAWQIVLQNVNKALEETGQGKDGYSKGRAIGQFWVAQQRFFNQVLTSVQMPSVVEQVKKDLANGNAVVMQLVNTNEAAQNRAIAKMNEEDSLEDLDLTPRDMLMQYLDKSFPIQQYEEYEDDNGNIRSRPVVDSHGNPVVNQEAMEMKEELLSKLGALKVPEGPLEIILNEFGTEMVAEITGRTRRVVRESDDGRMKAKLESRTPKHASADAQAFLDDKKKILVFSDAGGTGRSYHASLKEKNQRRRVHYLIQAGWRADNAVQGFGRTHRTNQANAPHYVLVTTNLKGQKRFISSIARRLDQLGALTKGQRQTGSQGLFSAKDNLESDLARDALQQFYENLAGGQIEGITAKELLSKMGLSNMLDENRNVSNENPDLRDITKFLNRILALESTLQNKIFEEFIKRLDAKVEKAIADGTLDVGLENYRADKVVVSEEKSVFIDESSGAETKYFALEAHHKNKKVSFENASRLPKLKGFYRNTKSERVYAVKRYGHRTLSNGSVVEIYQVQGQVKSSSHNISKADFEKGNWGEIPESEAETAWNEALGKVSEFRVEKVNLISGALLPIWDRLPTGHVRVIRVKTEDGRMLLGRIVPEKAIDLTLKKLGADRTKQTLSPTELSDKILKENYTIYLSNEWRMVRRRVSGENRIELIGRDLYPHMGQLKNEGIFIERIDWETRFFVPTGAMSAQVIEKVIKYRPVVDMVSPGVNEEFSLPSKSVRKKADSVLKNINSSSNEYSLVHSPQKTSLNQVAAGLKKAVAMKIFTKGMLVADVGGGKYEKGTQFMAQHGIENLVYDPYAMDTEHNESVLARIEKNKGADGVALNNVLNVIPTAEERKSVIDFLYSLLKPGSKAIITVYKGNGSGKGAQLEFADGTSTWQENRNFADYENEIREAFPEDATIEKKAGMYVVTKAQMSTKSPEIIEEDLQDEEFAFAKKHKVKKKKKAKKPAPTIEKELTDPSELTARAENISPKAAREMGEKLSQLLNTVLRSGRHIRGTEGSFSKYSKTGKIKKQKTENWRVMGHEHGHGIAFILLDAANFKPKKSEMWDIAEEMYPGDIPEGKKTQEGLAEYLMLWFSDNKTAREMAPVTSEMFDEFLDNNPEIGGQFDAILAIAELDLEGDPLAQMANLIAKPGERVKVNVGEEYRIPWFKKLQFQLADFTIPLKDLYRAAVEQGYEGLDPAKLAAVSGSAREKAANLFSGSARDEAGRFLLPGKRSLQEIVEEAAQIPHGVQLMDWIYHAMRYQERYNVMEESEGAKQFELPKTKAYFDTVVDLARERYPEMVELIEEYAEILSEINLRLLVRGEVISEEDAEHIRAGSNIYLPLYHVGEQEYHGSGNNRRAAGEGVRRFKGHEGQTMNFIEASITRLNDTVLAVEIEKIMQAIEGSIRQPNMGLFGDFIQAPIKSVSVSVEDMARHFDGEINIEDEERVIRMFMPGGLRDIGQRETILMARHGGRHVYMRVAPDIYRAALSMKPITVDIVAKTLAYLTQIGRFGALANVRYVTNAIMRDVIVSKVQSKAGMGERSLIADFIKGVGTAIGMNQEVMDMYVQSGGYGSAPQEVINGALRASVTDGLMATPVPGWKRTATGALVRVVTSPLEALRILEEMPRLAEFEAVLKRELKPLGVSYEEFMAGEVSDELAPDVEKALLEAAYASREILVNFGLHGIHEGFRKYARTVQFMQGSIQGIYRFSRQVKDKPYTTLMRMAIYMVPLTLLAWALSSDDDKYKDMPSESRDRYWWFPIPGTKDYRIALAKPYEYALPANMLERFLDWAMTDEPNKRKPLTDFKSAVKTSFGVPMTSMLIDTIISLYSGKDSFGNPIEPEREQNLLPQDRFSTGTSKFAINMAKAVAVFTDKGPSPRMIDYFMKNSFGGIGKTVTNILSNPLNPLKWLKGDDRPGVEYWPVIGSLIYGPGEGGSRIVDKFYEDKARAEQIYKSSGLWQKQWEEQARARGLSAEDTATYVNENLRKKLKESDVRLILSIPVRNMFAREMSDMRAAQRDIAKRADISPEQKKIFNLRMSYLQKLAAGYIYQSPIPDVPFEAQLSDVQVQDMLKYYDYKVQKAITNALRTKGGPL, encoded by the coding sequence ATGCCCTGGATCAAGGATGAATACGGAAGAGACATATTGGTGCCGGAAGGTGGTTTTGATTATTTTAAAAAGAACAGTGGAAGCGTTCCTACTCCAAGTGGGAGCGCTTTTGGTGTTTCCGGTGGTGTTCCAGGGGGCGTACCGGGCAATATCCCTGGCAGCATACCCAGTGAAGAAATAGGCGGGTGGACTCAGGACGCAAACGGCAACCCTGTTTTGGTTCCGGCAGGAGGGTTTGATTATTTCAAAAAGAAAGCAGTAACGCCTGCCCTTCCACCTGAGGCATTGCCCGGAGAAGGTTCTGTCCCACAGGGCACGGTGCCATTTAAGCCATCTTCTCCTGTTATGCCTGACTTCCTGGGGAATACTGTTCCAACGGTTTCTGATGTTGTTCATGCCCAAGACCCTTTGATTCCAACACTGGAGAACCCGACAGCATTGCATAAGTCCCTGCAAGGTGAAACAGTGCCAGATTTTATTGAAAAACCTCTTGTGACAATTGGCAATACCGATGCCTTTAAGTCACTTGTTGCAGGGATGTATTCAAACATTCCCATGTCTTATGGTGGCGGTATGGAATGGGCTGGTGACAAGTTTGGCATCGAGGGCTTGAGTGAAACCGGTAAAGGAATGCGTGAGTTTGGCGAATATACCGCAGATTTATATACTAGTCCAGATTGGTCGCCGCCTATTAAGTTTGAGGGATGGAAAACTCTTGCTGACCCGCGTTTTTATACCAGAAACGTCATGAGAAACGTTCCCCTAATGGCATCCCTCCTTATCCCAACAATTTTGGGTGCCGAGGCCGGGGGGGTTGTAGCCGGAGCTGCCGGATGGGGCAAACTGGGTTCACTGGGGAACTGGGGAACAAAATTATTAAAGACATTGGGAGGGCTCTCGAGCGGTGTACCGTTAGAAGCTGCACTGGAGGCCGGGGGAGTTTACACCGAGGCAAAAAACAGGGGCCTATCGGAAGAAGAGGCAATGCAGGCTGCTGATGATGCTTTTCTGAAAAACGCTGCCCTGTTATCCGTTACCAACGTGCCGGAATTGGCTGCCATGTTTAGTCCGGCCCCTAAGTGGTTAGGGGGAATGCTTGGTGCGGCAGCAGATTCTAAGTTGGGAAGAGCAGCTGTAGGTGCGGGCAGGGTTGGTATGGCAGGAGCATCTGAAGGACTGGAAGAAGGCGCACAGGAAGTAATCCAGCGCAGTTCCTTGGGTGACGAAGTTAATTTTGACCCGGCTATGCAGGAATCTATTGCACAGGGGTTGGTCCTTGGCGGTGGCCCCGGTATTATTGGTGCCTTGCAGCATGAAATGCAGACCAGAGCATACAATAAGGCTTCAAAAGAAGCCAGAAAGTCTCTGGAAACTGCTGTTCAGGAAAAAGTTGATGCCGGCACACCTGTAGAAGAAGCAGTTAAACAGGTGTTCGATGAGTTTGCCGGGACCGAGGAAGGCGATAAGGTTGTCGGCGACTCAATGCAAGAAGTAATCCAGGACGTTGCAGATGTGGAAAAAGAGGCGGTCGAAAAACAAAAGAGCGAACAGGCTCAACCGGCTGAGCAACCGGAGCCTATTCAGCCGGTGCAACCTGCGGGGCAGTCCATACAGCAACCAGGGGAAACTCCGGTACAGCAACCTATTGAACCACAGCAGCCTGTACCACAGCCGGTAGAACAACCAACAGATCAACCAGTAGAACCGCCAGCAGAGCCTCCTGTACAGCCGGTAGAGCAGCCTGTTGAACCTATGCAACAGCCATCTATTAGCTCCGCAGAGGAACAGGCAAAGACCGAACCGGAATCATTAGCGGAGATTTCAACAGAACCTGCAAAAGAATCTTTAACAGAGGCTTCAACGGAATCTGGCAAGGAGTCTACAGTAGAACCTGCAAAGGAGCCTGTTGACGGAGAAAAACCAAAACAACTGGAACCCAAAAAACTTCTTGTTTACGGCAGAACCGGTAACAATGTCTTTAAAAAATGGGCCAATAACGAACATGTTATGGCTGACTTAAACAAGCCAGAAGACCCATATGTGCAGGCATATAGGCAGTTTTTTGAAAAATGGTATCAGGCTGGCAAAGAGGGCATCAGGACAATTGATGTTCCTTTTGACCAGGAAATAGATTCACAATTTCCACATTTTCTAACACAATTGTTTTATCAGGCTGGCAAGGCAGATGCGAAGGTGCAGCCACAAAAAGAAGAGGGAAAAATTGACAGACAAGAAGAAGTTGCCAAAACTGGGGAAAATGAGGTACAATCAAAGCAAGAAGAACCTGTTACTGAGGAACCAAAGCCAGAAGAACGGGCTACTCCAAGCAGAAAAGTGGCTGTTGCTGTTAAGGATATGCTGGTACAAGGCCAAAAATTCACTTCCGCTGAGCTATTTAAGATTGCCGATCGGTTCTTTGAGGGTACTCAGGCAGAAAAGAAATACACTTCCAAAGATGCTTATGACGCTTTGGAGTTGGGAGTTAACCTCTACCTGTTGGAACATAAAAAGAGTGTTGGCCCGATGGTTAGTGCTGAGCAGGCTAAACGCATCTTAGAATCTATCAGGCAGGAAATATTGGAGGCAATCCCCACTCAAACCAAGAGGACAGAAGAACAGGACAGGTTGCAGCAATTTTCTACTCCACCCAATATAGCGTATATTGCCGCATGGGTAGCAAACATTTCCCATAACGATATTGTGTTGGAGCCCAGTGCCGGAATTGGTGGGTTAGCGGTATTTGCAAAATCGGCCGGAGCAAGAGAGGTCATCGTTAACGAGTTTTCTCCCAGACGCGCTGAAGTGCTAAAAGAAATGGGATTTGATCAGGTATTCACTGAGAATGCCGAACAATTAAACAATGTCTTACCAAAGGATATCAAACCTACCGTTATTATAATGAATCCACCGTTTTCATCGACCGCAAGAATAAGAAGTAAGAATGATACTAAAAATGCAATCATGCACATGGAACAGGCATTAAAGAAGCTGGCTCCAGGAGGCAGACTGGTGGCGATTGTTGGACAGGGGATGTCTGACAATGCCGCAAACTTCAAGGGCTGGTGGAATAAACTACGGGAAACTTACAATATCCGTGCAAACATAGGCATAAATGGGAAGAATTATAGCAAGTATGGCACTAATTTCGGCGTTCAATTGGTGGTTATTGACAAAACAGGTCCATTGCCTAAAGGAATTAACAGCACAGTTGTTAATAGTGTAGATACGTTGGAAGATGCACTTCCTTTATTGGAGGCGATTAAGAATGACCGGATTACATCAGAGAATAGACCGACTCAACAGGCAGCCGGTAAACCTGCTAGCGAAAAACCTACTGAACAGGGCGGGCCAGAAACCGGACCCGAGCCTACTGTACCTGTACCAACTGATAAGTTGGGGGCTGCAGAGCGGGAAGATAATACCCAACAACCCGGAAAACAGGAACGAACACCACGACCTGAGACAACAAGTGGAAAAACTCCTGTACCACGGGAACCCGGAACAGGCAATGAACCTTCTGACCAGGGAGGGCCCGGACCAGGGGAACCAGCAGGGAACGTGGGTCAATCCAAAGAAACTGGCCAGGAAGACACCACTGGAAGCAGCGGAGTACCTGACGGAAAGACTGATGTACGCACTCCAGGAGAAACAGCCAAGGAGCCGGGAAGCGGAACAGTAAAACCTGCCAAAACCGCAAAAACGGAGATTAAGGTTGAGTCAGAGTCAGAGGCAGTACAACAAACCGATCAGGAATTGTCTGATGCTGTTTTTACTGATTATATGCCTCAAAAACTAAAGATTCCGGGCGCAAAACAACACCCCGGCGCACTTGCCCAAAGCGCAGCTATGGCTGCCGTAGAACCTCCAACACCTACATATACACCTAACTTACCCAAGGAAACAGTTAGTGAAGGTAAGTTGTCAATAGCACAGTTAGAATCTGTTGTGTATGCCGGGCAAGCTCATCAACAAACCCTTCCAGACGGAACAAGGAGGGGTTTCTTTATTGGGGACGGTACGGGAGTTGGTAAGGGCCGGGAAATTTCCGGTATTATCTTGGATAATATCAGACAGGGACGCAAGAAAGCTGTCTGGATAAGTAAGAACGCTCCACTTTTTAATGATTCTCTTGAACACTTTGAGGCTACTGGCGGCGACAAGAAACTGTTGTTTGAGCTAGGCAATGTTAAAATGGGCACCCCAGTCAAACAAAAGGACGGGGTTTTATTTACAACTTATGATACTCTTGGTCAAGGCCTAAGTTCTTCTAAAACCGGTGAACTGATTGTTAAGGAAGGTAAATCTGCAAGGATTGACCAGGTAATAAACTGGTTGGGTAAGGATTTCGATGGGGTTATTGTTTTCGACGAAGCTCATCAAATGCAGAACAGCATAACCCAAAAAAGAAAACGTGGGGCAAAAAAACCTTCTACCAGGGCACTTGCCGGCATAGAATTGCAAAAACGCTTACCTGATGCCAGGATTGTATATGCTTCAGCAACCGGCGCCACTGAGGTTTCTAATTTAGCTTATGCTGACCGGTTGGGTCTCTGGGGGGAAGGCACTCCGTTTGCCAACAAGCTTGATTTCATCGACAAGGTTCAGGCCGGTGGGTTAGCGGCAATGGAGCTGGTTGCCCGCGATATGAAGGCCATGGGCGCTTATATTGCCCGTAACCTGAGCTATGACGGAGTAACCTATGGTACGCTTGAACATAATCTTACCCCTGAACAGACGGAAATATATGATGAAATGGCTAAAGCATGGCAGATTGTCCTGCAGAACGTTAATAAAGCATTAGAGGAAACCGGTCAGGGCAAAGACGGTTACTCCAAGGGCAGGGCCATAGGTCAGTTTTGGGTGGCTCAGCAGAGATTCTTTAATCAGGTACTAACTTCCGTCCAGATGCCTTCAGTGGTAGAGCAGGTAAAAAAAGACTTGGCAAACGGAAACGCTGTTGTAATGCAATTGGTTAACACTAATGAGGCAGCTCAGAATCGTGCCATTGCCAAAATGAACGAAGAAGACAGTTTGGAAGATTTAGATCTCACTCCCCGTGATATGTTGATGCAGTATCTTGACAAGAGTTTTCCTATTCAACAATATGAAGAGTATGAAGATGATAACGGCAATATTCGTTCTAGGCCGGTGGTTGATAGTCATGGGAATCCGGTTGTAAACCAGGAAGCAATGGAAATGAAGGAAGAACTTCTGTCAAAACTGGGTGCGTTAAAAGTGCCGGAAGGCCCGCTGGAGATTATTTTGAATGAGTTTGGGACTGAAATGGTTGCCGAAATTACCGGACGTACCCGCAGGGTTGTTCGTGAGTCGGATGATGGGCGCATGAAGGCAAAACTTGAATCAAGAACACCAAAACATGCTTCCGCTGACGCTCAGGCTTTTCTTGACGATAAGAAAAAGATACTGGTGTTCTCTGATGCCGGTGGAACTGGGCGCAGTTACCATGCTTCCCTTAAAGAGAAAAATCAGCGGCGCAGGGTTCACTATTTGATTCAGGCTGGCTGGAGAGCGGATAACGCTGTCCAGGGGTTTGGAAGGACTCACCGGACCAACCAAGCCAATGCCCCTCATTATGTATTGGTTACAACTAATCTTAAAGGGCAGAAACGTTTTATTTCATCTATTGCCAGGCGATTAGACCAGTTGGGGGCATTGACAAAGGGACAGAGGCAAACCGGCAGCCAGGGGCTTTTTAGTGCCAAGGATAACCTTGAAAGTGATTTAGCCAGGGATGCTCTGCAGCAGTTCTATGAGAATTTGGCCGGTGGACAAATAGAAGGGATTACCGCTAAAGAGTTGCTGTCGAAGATGGGCCTTAGTAACATGCTTGACGAAAATAGAAACGTCAGTAACGAAAACCCTGATTTGAGAGACATTACCAAATTCCTTAACCGCATTCTGGCTCTTGAATCTACACTGCAAAACAAAATCTTTGAAGAATTCATAAAAAGACTTGATGCTAAAGTAGAAAAAGCCATTGCAGATGGGACCCTTGATGTTGGTTTAGAGAATTACCGGGCAGACAAGGTTGTTGTATCTGAAGAGAAGTCCGTGTTTATTGATGAATCGTCCGGAGCTGAAACTAAATATTTTGCACTGGAGGCACATCACAAAAACAAAAAGGTTTCTTTTGAAAATGCTTCACGATTACCAAAGCTGAAGGGTTTTTACAGGAACACCAAAAGTGAGCGGGTTTATGCGGTTAAGCGATATGGTCACAGAACACTGTCAAATGGAAGCGTGGTAGAAATCTATCAGGTTCAAGGTCAGGTTAAATCAAGCAGCCACAACATATCTAAGGCTGATTTTGAAAAAGGCAACTGGGGAGAAATCCCTGAATCAGAAGCCGAAACAGCATGGAACGAAGCCCTGGGAAAGGTTTCGGAGTTTCGTGTTGAAAAAGTTAACCTGATAAGCGGCGCACTGCTTCCTATCTGGGATAGGCTGCCGACAGGTCACGTTAGGGTAATTCGTGTCAAAACAGAAGATGGCCGGATGCTACTGGGACGTATCGTTCCTGAAAAGGCTATTGACCTGACACTAAAAAAACTCGGCGCTGACAGGACCAAACAAACCTTAAGCCCGACTGAGTTGTCTGACAAGATACTTAAAGAGAATTACACTATTTACCTGTCTAACGAGTGGAGAATGGTACGGCGCAGGGTTTCAGGAGAAAACCGAATTGAGTTAATTGGCAGGGATCTTTATCCCCATATGGGACAGCTTAAAAATGAAGGGATTTTTATTGAACGGATTGATTGGGAAACTAGGTTTTTCGTTCCTACGGGGGCAATGTCAGCCCAGGTTATTGAGAAGGTAATTAAGTACAGGCCCGTGGTAGACATGGTTTCGCCAGGTGTGAATGAAGAGTTTTCGCTGCCAAGCAAATCTGTGCGAAAAAAAGCGGACTCTGTACTCAAAAACATTAATTCTTCCTCCAATGAATATTCTCTTGTTCATTCTCCACAAAAAACTTCTTTAAACCAGGTGGCTGCAGGATTAAAAAAGGCAGTTGCAATGAAAATATTTACAAAGGGAATGCTTGTGGCAGATGTCGGCGGAGGAAAATATGAAAAAGGAACTCAATTCATGGCTCAACATGGAATTGAAAACCTTGTTTATGATCCTTATGCCATGGATACGGAGCACAATGAATCAGTTCTTGCCAGAATTGAAAAAAACAAAGGTGCTGACGGTGTAGCTCTTAATAATGTATTAAATGTTATTCCTACTGCTGAAGAACGTAAGAGTGTAATTGACTTCCTGTATTCTCTGTTAAAACCAGGAAGCAAAGCCATAATAACGGTTTACAAAGGGAATGGGTCTGGCAAGGGTGCACAATTAGAATTTGCTGATGGTACATCTACATGGCAGGAAAACAGGAATTTTGCTGACTATGAAAACGAAATCCGGGAAGCGTTTCCGGAAGACGCGACAATTGAGAAGAAGGCAGGAATGTATGTCGTAACAAAGGCCCAAATGTCTACTAAATCACCAGAGATTATTGAAGAAGACCTACAGGATGAAGAATTTGCCTTCGCCAAGAAACATAAAGTTAAAAAGAAGAAAAAGGCTAAAAAACCTGCACCTACCATCGAAAAAGAGCTTACTGATCCCAGCGAATTAACGGCCAGGGCAGAGAATATTTCGCCTAAAGCGGCCCGTGAAATGGGCGAAAAACTATCTCAACTCCTTAATACGGTACTTCGTTCCGGCAGGCATATCAGAGGGACCGAAGGTTCGTTCAGTAAATATAGCAAAACCGGTAAAATCAAAAAACAGAAAACTGAAAACTGGCGAGTTATGGGCCATGAACATGGTCACGGTATTGCTTTTATCCTTCTGGATGCAGCCAATTTTAAACCCAAAAAGTCTGAGATGTGGGACATTGCTGAAGAGATGTACCCTGGCGATATTCCGGAAGGCAAGAAAACTCAGGAGGGGCTTGCCGAATATCTGATGCTGTGGTTCTCTGATAACAAAACGGCCCGCGAAATGGCGCCGGTTACTTCTGAAATGTTTGATGAATTTCTGGACAATAACCCTGAAATTGGTGGACAGTTTGATGCTATCCTTGCTATTGCAGAGCTTGACCTTGAAGGAGATCCCCTGGCTCAAATGGCCAATCTTATAGCTAAACCGGGCGAACGTGTTAAGGTTAATGTGGGCGAGGAATACCGTATCCCATGGTTTAAGAAACTACAGTTCCAGTTAGCAGACTTTACTATACCCCTAAAAGACCTGTACCGGGCAGCTGTCGAGCAGGGATATGAAGGACTTGACCCAGCTAAGTTGGCGGCAGTTTCAGGTTCAGCCAGGGAAAAAGCTGCTAATCTGTTCTCGGGCTCTGCCAGGGATGAAGCCGGGAGATTTCTTCTTCCTGGGAAACGTTCACTCCAGGAGATAGTCGAAGAGGCGGCGCAAATCCCTCACGGTGTTCAATTGATGGACTGGATATACCATGCCATGAGATACCAGGAACGGTACAATGTGATGGAAGAATCGGAGGGCGCCAAGCAATTTGAGCTGCCAAAAACAAAGGCTTATTTTGATACGGTGGTTGATTTGGCCCGCGAAAGGTATCCGGAAATGGTTGAACTCATTGAAGAATATGCTGAGATCCTCAGCGAGATTAACCTGCGCCTGCTGGTCCGTGGTGAAGTGATAAGCGAAGAAGATGCGGAACATATCCGGGCCGGTTCAAATATTTACCTGCCCTTGTATCATGTCGGTGAGCAGGAGTATCATGGTTCGGGAAATAATAGGCGGGCAGCCGGTGAGGGTGTGCGCCGGTTTAAGGGCCATGAAGGGCAGACAATGAATTTTATTGAGGCCTCCATTACCAGGCTCAACGATACAGTCCTGGCGGTAGAAATCGAAAAGATTATGCAGGCCATAGAAGGGTCCATTAGGCAGCCTAACATGGGTTTGTTCGGTGACTTCATCCAGGCACCCATTAAAAGTGTTTCTGTGTCCGTAGAGGATATGGCCAGACATTTTGATGGAGAAATAAATATTGAGGATGAAGAACGGGTTATCAGGATGTTCATGCCTGGCGGTCTGCGCGACATTGGTCAGCGGGAAACCATCCTTATGGCACGTCACGGCGGGCGGCATGTTTATATGAGGGTGGCTCCGGACATTTACCGGGCGGCTCTTTCCATGAAACCGATAACCGTTGATATTGTTGCCAAAACTCTTGCTTACCTGACCCAGATAGGCCGGTTTGGTGCCCTGGCCAACGTCCGGTATGTAACAAACGCTATCATGCGTGATGTTATTGTGTCTAAAGTACAGTCTAAGGCCGGCATGGGCGAACGGTCCTTAATAGCTGATTTTATCAAAGGCGTTGGTACGGCTATTGGGATGAACCAAGAAGTCATGGATATGTATGTTCAATCCGGTGGCTATGGTTCTGCACCACAGGAAGTTATTAACGGGGCATTGAGGGCATCGGTAACTGATGGTCTGATGGCAACTCCAGTACCGGGGTGGAAACGGACAGCAACCGGGGCACTGGTTCGGGTGGTTACTTCGCCTTTGGAAGCTCTCCGAATTCTTGAAGAAATGCCAAGGCTGGCTGAGTTTGAAGCTGTACTCAAAAGAGAGCTTAAACCATTGGGAGTGTCCTATGAAGAGTTTATGGCAGGAGAAGTTTCGGATGAACTTGCCCCGGATGTGGAAAAGGCTCTCCTTGAAGCCGCTTATGCTTCGCGTGAAATCCTGGTTAACTTTGGGCTTCACGGTATCCATGAAGGTTTTAGGAAGTATGCCAGGACGGTTCAGTTTATGCAGGGCAGTATTCAAGGTATTTACCGGTTCAGCCGCCAAGTCAAGGATAAACCATATACTACTTTAATGAGAATGGCAATATATATGGTGCCATTGACCCTGCTGGCGTGGGCACTGTCAAGTGATGATGATAAGTACAAGGACATGCCTTCGGAGTCACGGGACCGGTACTGGTGGTTCCCGATACCGGGGACCAAAGATTACCGGATTGCGCTGGCGAAGCCGTACGAATATGCGCTGCCGGCAAATATGCTGGAAAGGTTCCTGGATTGGGCCATGACTGATGAACCCAACAAAAGGAAACCGTTGACCGATTTTAAATCAGCTGTTAAAACATCTTTTGGGGTTCCCATGACATCTATGTTGATAGATACAATAATTAGCCTTTATTCAGGCAAAGACTCCTTCGGGAATCCGATTGAACCGGAACGGGAACAAAACTTGCTGCCACAGGACAGGTTTAGTACCGGCACATCCAAATTTGCCATTAATATGGCGAAGGCTGTTGCGGTGTTTACTGATAAAGGACCAAGCCCAAGAATGATTGACTACTTTATGAAAAACTCATTCGGCGGCATTGGTAAGACCGTGACCAACATTTTGAGCAATCCGTTAAACCCGCTTAAGTGGCTGAAGGGTGACGATAGGCCAGGGGTTGAATACTGGCCGGTTATTGGTTCATTGATTTACGGTCCCGGTGAGGGTGGTAGCCGGATAGTTGATAAGTTCTACGAAGACAAGGCAAGAGCAGAACAGATCTATAAATCGTCTGGGTTATGGCAAAAGCAATGGGAAGAGCAGGCCCGGGCAAGAGGCTTATCTGCAGAAGATACCGCAACATATGTTAATGAAAACCTTCGTAAAAAGCTGAAAGAATCAGATGTCCGGTTAATTCTCTCTATTCCGGTTCGCAATATGTTTGCCAGGGAAATGTCGGATATGCGAGCCGCCCAAAGGGATATTGCAAAACGCGCTGACATTTCACCGGAACAGAAAAAGATATTCAACCTTAGGATGAGTTATTTGCAAAAATTGGCAGCGGGATATATTTATCAGAGCCCAATACCTGATGTTCCTTTTGAAGCACAATTAAGTGATGTGCAGGTGCAGGACATGTTAAAGTACTATGATTACAAGGTTCAGAAGGCAATAACCAATGCCCTAAGGACTAAAGGTGGACCATTATAA
- a CDS encoding transglycosylase SLT domain-containing protein gives MNDAIKIAGVGADWAEPLAWIIGEESSGNPTAQNPKSTAYGLMQFLDSTWGNYGYQKTSDPVKQVVAGIDYIKKRYGTPQKAVAFHQQNGWY, from the coding sequence ATAAATGATGCAATAAAAATTGCCGGTGTAGGGGCTGATTGGGCCGAACCATTAGCTTGGATTATTGGTGAAGAATCAAGCGGAAATCCAACAGCACAAAACCCGAAATCCACTGCCTACGGATTGATGCAGTTTCTTGACAGCACATGGGGGAATTATGGTTATCAGAAAACGTCTGACCCGGTAAAGCAGGTTGTGGCGGGTATAGATTATATCAAAAAAAGGTATGGTACGCCTCAAAAAGCTGTGGCATTTCACCAGCAAAACGGGTGGTATTAA